The Candidatus Kryptoniota bacterium DNA segment ATCGTGCCTGTCATAGATCTTAGGAAAAGATTTGGAATAGACGCAAAGGAAAAGGACAACGAAACACGAATAATCGTCGTGGAATTGACAGATAAAGTGGTCGGATTCCTCGTCGATAAGGTCAAGGAAGTCATCAGAGTCGAAAAGAGCATAATCGAACCGCCTCCGGAGTTGACGACGAGCGTCAGCGCAAATTATATCACGGGTGTGGCAAAACTTCAGGACCGACTCCTCATCCTGCTTGACCTGGACAAGGTCCTTTCATCCGACGAGCAGGAACATCTGTCCGAAGTGAACACGGGGTCAAACGCATGATCCATCTCAATGTTAGTGGGCAGGGGACTTCAGCCAATATCCATACGGCAGGAATCCTTCGTTAGCAGGTCCCCCGATGTCCGAACTTGTATCAACCAGAATAAGTGTCGAGGTCGCCGCCATCGACAAGGAAATTGAAATTCAAACGAAGACTTTGAATGAAATGAAGAACGAGGTATACCTTCTAGTTCGCGACAGGAGCGATGGAAAAAACTTTACCGAAGAAAAACGCGAACGGCTGAAGTTCCTTCAGGACAAGCTACGCGAAATGGGCGACGCAATTAAAACTCTCGGTACTAGAAAACAGGAGACGGCAATCGAGTTAAAAAAGAAGAAGAGCGCCAAGCCGGCGGTCTTGGGAACTGCGCACCAGAGTGTTGTAATGGAAATTAACGGTGTCCGGCTCGCCCTCAAGCAGGCTTATAGTAACGCGACATTTGAAGTGACAAAGAACGAATTCATCCACACAAAGAATATCTGAGAGCATATGGTAGAGAAACTTCTGGAACAACTCAAAAATCAGGACCCATCGGAGCGTAGAAGCGCGCTCGAGAGCTTGTACGACTTCTCTTCCGATGAAAGAGTTCTGAAAGCCGCTGCGAATCTGATCACAGATGACGATAGGGGAGTGAGGGAGGCGGCTTCCCGCTTACTCGTTCTGTGCTCAAATGAACAGGCTGCAGTTCTGGTTGCCGTCCACATTTCGAGCGGAAACATCGCAGTGAGGAATCTCGCTGGCGATTCTCTTGTCCGGATGAAAGCTGCCGCGATCCCTGCCCTCATTCCATATGTCGATTCTTCCGACAAAGATCTCCGGAAGTTTGCCATCGACGTACTGGCACAGCTTCCTCCTAGCGACACATCGGTGGAAAAGATAGCGGGGCACCTGGAAGATTCGGACCAGAATGTAGTAGGAGCGTGTATCGATGCTCTTGGCGCGCTCCACAGCGAGAAATACATAGATGCGCTTATGGAAATATACGGAAAGAACGAATCGCTCCGGCCAAATGTCGTCAATGCCCTCGCAGTTTTTTCGGAGCGCGTAGCTCTGGAATTTCTCGAAAAAGCACTCGACGACGCTGACCCGGTCGTCCAGCTTGCTGCCGCCGAAGCCCTGGCTTCAAGAAAGGACAGAGGACTTCTCGAAGTCTTGATAAGAAAAATGAACTCCGTTTCCGATCTCGCAAAACCAGTGGTTCTTCACTCAGTAATACAGCTCCTCGAATCGATCAACTGCCCTGTCGCTCTTCCCTCCGATCTAAGAAATACCCTGCTTGGAATGCTTGATGACGCAGACGCTTCTTATGTTCGCGCCGCGGTGAGAGGACTGAAGTACTTCGATGACAAAGAGACCATAGAAAGCCTGGTACATCACCTCGGGAGATTTGAGATTGTAGACAACGCGATCTGCACGGCGCTCAAAGGCCGGGTTGAAGACACATTGAAATTTATTTGCTCTGCCGATGTGCCGGAAGACAAATACGCTCCCGTTCTGAAGCTTGTGCTGTCGCTCCTCTACGACTCGGGCTCCACCGATCCCGCCTTCACACATTCTACGATTTTCTCAGATGCGGCGGAGTTTATAGACGGCATCTTTGCAAAACTCAATGTCGATTCAAAAATGGCGGTCCTCAGTACATTCACGCATCTTGGACCTTCGAGTTCCACAGGAATCGTACGCAAGGCGCTGGAAGACGAGGAGTCGTCCGTAAAAACCTACGCGCTCGACCTTGCCGCAAGAATCGGTCCTCATTTCTTTGTGGAGCAGCTCCAGAGACTTACCACCGATTACGATGAGGACATACGTTTTGCGGCTGCATCGATGCTCGGTGTATCCGATACACCCGAAGAAGACAGGAAAGAGTAGATGAGTTACACCCCGCAATCAAATACATCACCTCAGGTTTCCAAGCTGGACGACGACGTATTCATACGTCTGAGAGACTTCATATACGAAAAGACCGGCATCTTTTTTGCCGAGAACAAAAAGTATCTCCTGGAAAGCAGGGTGAGCAAACGTCTCGCTGCCCTCGGCCTCGAGACCTACTCGCGGTACTTCAGTGAGCTGATGAATGGACGTGGCGCGATGGAGCTGTCGCACCTGATCAATTCAGTCACGATCAATGAAACGTTCTTCTTCAGGAACGAGCCGCAGTTCAAAGCGCTCGAAGAAATCGTTCTCCCCGAGCTTGCCGAAAGGAAAATGCAGGCCGGAGCAAATGCAATCAGGATCTGGAGTGCGGCTTGCTCAACCGGAGAAGAAGCCCATACAATCGCGCTCATCATCCGGGAAAAGATCCGACCGAAATACCCGGGTGTGAAATTTGAAATCGTCGGAACAGATATAAACACGCATGTACTTGAGACCGCCGCCAAAGGGGTGTACAAGGATTATGCTGTCAGGAACATTCCGAAAAACTATCTCGGGAAATATTTCAAACAAGATCAAGATAAATATCAGCTGGATCAGGAGGTAGCCGCCATGAGTGAATTCAGGCAGCTGAATCTCTTTGACCGGAACATGATGCGAACAATGAGGAACTACGACGTGGTTTTTGCCGCAAACGTACTGATCTATTTCGATTTCAAGTCCAAACAGACAGTTGTCTCTTCGATATATGATAGCCTGAACAAGGGCGGCTATTTCTTCATTGGCTATTCGGAGACACTCTACGGGTTGTCTCAAGCGTTCAAACCCGTTCACTTTGAAAAAACAATTGCTTACCGGAAGGAGTGAGGCGACTTTGGCTAAAGCTGTAATGGTAGTCGATGACTCTGAATCCATCAGAAAATTCCTTGTGTACGCACTTCGCTCACAGGGGATTTCTGTCGTGGCGGCGCGGGACGGCATGGAAGCGCTGGAGAAACTTTCACAAAACAAGGTCGACCTCGTCATCACCGATCTGAACATGCCGAACATGGACGGGTTCGAGTTCCTGAGGGCTCTCAGGGAAGATCGAGAATATTCGGAGGTTCCGGTAATCATTCTATCTTCACTGAGCAACGAGCAGGACATTGCATTGGGACTCAAACTGGGGGCGAACTCATATCTCGTCAAGCCTTTCGACCAGAGACGCATCCAGTATGAGGTAGCCAAATACATAAACTGAGGAGATAGACGTGAACTTCCTGGTCGTTGACGATTCCCGAACAATGCGCCGAATCGTCAACAACTTAGAATCGGTGCACGGAAGACTGTCGGACTTAATTGAACGGTTCAAGATCAAGGGCGCCGACTTGGTGAGCGAGATGGTAAAAGTCGAGAAACATTCTTTCGATCCGGATGCTGCGTATGACCGATCGGCGTCGCGACAGCGATCGGTTGACGAGATCATTCAACACGCGAGTGCGCTGAAACTCAATCCGGGCGACTTGAGTCAGCGCGGCACTCCAAATCCCGCCTCCCAGGACGAAATCGACAAATTATTCGGAAACGGAGCATGAGACATTTATGAGCGAGCACCCGATGTTCGCCGAAGACATGAAGGAGATCGTCGACAGTTTCATTGTCGAGACAAACGAAATATTCGAAAAGCTGGACAACGAAATCCTTCAACTTGAGAAAAGGCCCGAAGACAAGGAACTTGTAAATTCCATCTTCAGGGCCGTCCACACAGTCAAAGGAACGTCCGGTTTTCTCAGTTTCGACCAGATGAGTATAGTGGCACACCGGTTTGAAGATGTGTTGAACAAGCTCCGCAGGGACGAATTGAAGTTCAGACCGGAGATGATGGACGGGATGCTCGAGGCGTTCGATCTGATGAAAACACTCCTGAAACAGGTGGTTGAACGCGACATCCAGCAGATAGATCTTTACTCGACAATAAGAAAACTTGAGATTCTTTCCAGCGGCAAGATTCCCGAAGCCTCAGGCAAGAAAGCCGGAGAGGAGAAGAAGTCAGTCCCGGCCCCGGAAGAGAAGTCGGCCGAGCTGATACTTCCGGCGAACGACGAAGAGTCTATTCCCGCCAATCAGGCTGAGCACGGACAACAGAATGGATATTCTCCATCGCAGCAACCGTCACGGCAGGATCAGAAAGTTGAACGTGCCACCATCGACACGACAATCCGCGTCGAAGTGAACAGGCTGGATCAGCTGATGAATCTCGTAGGCGAACTCGTACTCGGCAGGAACAGGCTATCTCAGATTGTCAGTTCGATAAAGAACGAGGAGCGCGACGATCTTGAAGCGGAGCTTAGTGACACCGGCTCCCAGATCGACTTTATTACGACGGAGCTTCAGGCTGCAGTGATGCGAACAAGGATGGTTCCAATCGGAAGAACTTTCAACAGGTTTCCAAGACTCGTGCGAGACATAGCAAAAGAATACTCCAAGGAAATCGATCTCGTTACAAGCGGCGAGGAGACGGAGCTAGACAAGTCCATTATCGAGGAGATAACCGACCCGCTTGTTCACCTGATACGGAATGCGGCAGACCACGGAATCGAGAGCGTTGAAACGAGGACGAAGCTTGGGAAACCTGCCCGAGGCACCATAACTCTTTCGGCCGGTCATGAGGGCAATCATGTGATGATTGAAATACGTGACGACGGAGCAGGTATTGATCCGGAGCGTCTTAAGGCGAAGGCGCTCGAGAAAGGATTAATAAGCTCCGAAGAAGCGCGGGAAATGAAAACTGAGGACACCTACGGCCTCATGTTTATACCCGGATTCACCACAGCACAAAAAGTAAGTAATGTTTCCGGCCGCGGCGTCGGTTTGGACGTCGTCAAGACTAACATCACCAAGCTCAACGGGATGATATCTGTGGA contains these protein-coding regions:
- a CDS encoding chemotaxis protein CheW, yielding MNAVNQSTDTIYQLVSFVVEHEEFGVDILKVQEIIRTVDITRVPKAPAFVEGVINLRGKIVPVIDLRKRFGIDAKEKDNETRIIVVELTDKVVGFLVDKVKEVIRVEKSIIEPPPELTTSVSANYITGVAKLQDRLLILLDLDKVLSSDEQEHLSEVNTGSNA
- a CDS encoding chemotaxis protein CheA; its protein translation is MSEHPMFAEDMKEIVDSFIVETNEIFEKLDNEILQLEKRPEDKELVNSIFRAVHTVKGTSGFLSFDQMSIVAHRFEDVLNKLRRDELKFRPEMMDGMLEAFDLMKTLLKQVVERDIQQIDLYSTIRKLEILSSGKIPEASGKKAGEEKKSVPAPEEKSAELILPANDEESIPANQAEHGQQNGYSPSQQPSRQDQKVERATIDTTIRVEVNRLDQLMNLVGELVLGRNRLSQIVSSIKNEERDDLEAELSDTGSQIDFITTELQAAVMRTRMVPIGRTFNRFPRLVRDIAKEYSKEIDLVTSGEETELDKSIIEEITDPLVHLIRNAADHGIESVETRTKLGKPARGTITLSAGHEGNHVMIEIRDDGAGIDPERLKAKALEKGLISSEEAREMKTEDTYGLMFIPGFTTAQKVSNVSGRGVGLDVVKTNITKLNGMISVESAVGEGTKITLKLPLTLAIIQGLLVSVGSETFAVPLSSVLEVVHTLKKDVATVQSRDVIRLREFVLPLVDISEILDVPGRDEASKSFYTVVVGVANQKFGIVVDHLVGQKEIVIKPLGSYLKNIHGIAGSTILGDGRVIMIIDTGELLRLAQRANGSRITAAGSLRG
- a CDS encoding response regulator, giving the protein MAKAVMVVDDSESIRKFLVYALRSQGISVVAARDGMEALEKLSQNKVDLVITDLNMPNMDGFEFLRALREDREYSEVPVIILSSLSNEQDIALGLKLGANSYLVKPFDQRRIQYEVAKYIN
- a CDS encoding protein-glutamate O-methyltransferase CheR, with the translated sequence MSYTPQSNTSPQVSKLDDDVFIRLRDFIYEKTGIFFAENKKYLLESRVSKRLAALGLETYSRYFSELMNGRGAMELSHLINSVTINETFFFRNEPQFKALEEIVLPELAERKMQAGANAIRIWSAACSTGEEAHTIALIIREKIRPKYPGVKFEIVGTDINTHVLETAAKGVYKDYAVRNIPKNYLGKYFKQDQDKYQLDQEVAAMSEFRQLNLFDRNMMRTMRNYDVVFAANVLIYFDFKSKQTVVSSIYDSLNKGGYFFIGYSETLYGLSQAFKPVHFEKTIAYRKE
- a CDS encoding HEAT repeat domain-containing protein; the protein is MVEKLLEQLKNQDPSERRSALESLYDFSSDERVLKAAANLITDDDRGVREAASRLLVLCSNEQAAVLVAVHISSGNIAVRNLAGDSLVRMKAAAIPALIPYVDSSDKDLRKFAIDVLAQLPPSDTSVEKIAGHLEDSDQNVVGACIDALGALHSEKYIDALMEIYGKNESLRPNVVNALAVFSERVALEFLEKALDDADPVVQLAAAEALASRKDRGLLEVLIRKMNSVSDLAKPVVLHSVIQLLESINCPVALPSDLRNTLLGMLDDADASYVRAAVRGLKYFDDKETIESLVHHLGRFEIVDNAICTALKGRVEDTLKFICSADVPEDKYAPVLKLVLSLLYDSGSTDPAFTHSTIFSDAAEFIDGIFAKLNVDSKMAVLSTFTHLGPSSSTGIVRKALEDEESSVKTYALDLAARIGPHFFVEQLQRLTTDYDEDIRFAAASMLGVSDTPEEDRKE